In the Rattus rattus isolate New Zealand chromosome 18, Rrattus_CSIRO_v1, whole genome shotgun sequence genome, one interval contains:
- the Lhfpl5 gene encoding LHFPL tetraspan subfamily member 5 protein — protein sequence MVKLLPAQEAAKIYHTNYVRNSRAVGVMWGTLTICFSVLVMALFIQPYWIGDSVSTPQAGYFGLFSYCVGNVLSSELICKGGPLDFSSIPSRAFKTAMFFVALAMFLIIGSIICFSLFFVCNTATVYKICAWMQLAAATGLMIGCLVYPDGWDSSEVRRMCGEQTGKYTLGHCTIRWAFMLAILSIGDALILSFLAFVLGYRQDKLLPDDYKADGNEEV from the exons ATGGTGAAGTTGCTGCCAGCCCAGGAGGCCGCCAAGATCTACCACACCAACTATGTGCGAAACTCGCGCGCCGTGGGGGTGATGTGGGGCACACTCACCATCTGTTTCTCGGTGCTGGTCATGGCCCTCTTTATCCAGCCCTACTGGATAGGCGACAGTGTGAGCACGCCACAGGCTGGCTATTTTGGCTTGTTCTCGTACTGCGTGGGCAACGTGCTGTCGTCGGAACTCATCTGCAAGGgcggccctctggacttctcctCTATCCCCTCCAGAGCCTTCAAGACCGCCATGTTCTTCGTGGCCTTGGCAATGTTCCTCATCATCGGCTCCATCATCTGCTTCAGCCTGTTCTTCGTCTGTAACACAGCCACGGTCTACAAGATTTGCGCCTGGATGCAGCTGGCTGCGG CCACGGGCCTGATGATCGGATGTCTGGTCTACCCAGATGGTTGGGACTCCAGCGAGGTGCGGCGCATGTGCGGCGAGCAGACGGGGAAGTATACGCTGGGCCACTGCACCATCCGCTGGGCCTTCATGCTGGCCATCCTCAGTATTGGAGATGCGCTCATCCTCTCCTTCTTGGCTTTCGTGTTGGGCTACCGGCAGGACAAGCTCCTCCCAGATGACTACAAGGCCGATGGGAACG agGAAGTCTGA
- the LOC116887321 gene encoding colipase isoform X1, protein MKVLVVLLVTLVAVAYAAPGPRGLFINLEDGEICVNSMQCKSKCCQHDTILGVARCTHKAMENSECSPKTLYGIYYRCPCERGLTCEGDRSIIGAITNTNYGVCLDSTRSKQ, encoded by the exons ATGAAGGTCCTTGTTGTTCTGCTTGTAACCCTTGTTGCCGTGGCCTATGCAGCTCCTGGACCCCGGGGTCTTTTTATCAACCTG GAGGACGGTGAGATCTGCGTAAACAGTATGCAGTGTAAGAGCAAATGCTGCCAACATGACACCATCCTGGGCGTCGCCCGGTGCACACACAAGGCCATGGAGAACAGCGAGTGCTCCCCAAAG ACCCTCTATGGGATCTACTACAGGTGTCCCTGTGAGCGGGGCCTGACCTGTGAGGGGGACAGGAGCATCATCGGCGCCATCACCAACACCAACTACGGCGTCTGCCTCGACTCCACCCGCTCCAAGCAGTGA
- the LOC116887321 gene encoding colipase isoform X2, with protein sequence MKVLVVLLVTLVAVAYAAPGPRGLFINLTLYGIYYRCPCERGLTCEGDRSIIGAITNTNYGVCLDSTRSKQ encoded by the exons ATGAAGGTCCTTGTTGTTCTGCTTGTAACCCTTGTTGCCGTGGCCTATGCAGCTCCTGGACCCCGGGGTCTTTTTATCAACCTG ACCCTCTATGGGATCTACTACAGGTGTCCCTGTGAGCGGGGCCTGACCTGTGAGGGGGACAGGAGCATCATCGGCGCCATCACCAACACCAACTACGGCGTCTGCCTCGACTCCACCCGCTCCAAGCAGTGA